The Chitinophaga pinensis DSM 2588 region CACTTTTGATAGTGACTTTCCCGGAGCATATTGATAAAACTGATTAAGCCAAAGGAATTGCACCTCCATCAACAAGATAGTTTGCACCTGTTAAGTATGATGCGCGTGGAGAGACCAAAAAACCAACTAGTTCAGCAACTTCCTCAGGTGCGGCAAGTCTGCCAATAGGTACTCCACCAATTGTATTCATTAACAATTGATTGGCCTCTTCAGATGATATCTTCATAGTTTCTGCAAGGTTTTGCAAAAATGCATCCATACCACTAGTTTTAACTACACCAGGAGATATCGCAAGAACCCGAACACCTTTACCAGCCACCTCTGAGGAAAGTGATTTGCTATAATTATTAAGTGCCGCTTTAGATGCGGCATAAGGCATAGTAAACTCCCAGAACGGCATTTGTCCGACTCCCGAAGACACGTGGATAATCACCCCATTATTTTGTTTGATCATAGCTGGAAGCAATATGCGGTCTAAACGTACT contains the following coding sequences:
- a CDS encoding SDR family oxidoreductase; this translates as MENKKHESLELDGKIALVTGGTKGIGKAIADRLTAAGAKVIVTARNAPAEMKAEQYFIAADFSTSEAVNTLGAEVLEKFGTVDILVNNAGGNGNPRGGFSMLTDEHWEHTFQLNVMSAVRLDRILLPAMIKQNNGVIIHVSSGVGQMPFWEFTMPYAASKAALNNYSKSLSSEVAGKGVRVLAISPGVVKTSGMDAFLQNLAETMKISSEEANQLLMNTIGGVPIGRLAAPEEVAELVGFLVSPRASYLTGANYLVDGGAIPLA